AGATATGCTCAATTAGATCATAAGCCCCGAGGGGTTGCGGGCTGGCCGCCAGAAGCTTCAGCACCTCGGCCCGCATGGGGGTCAGGCGCTCGCCCCGCTCGGCGCACAGCCGTTCGGCCCGCTCCAGGGCGGAACCGTGCCCATGGTCGTGGTCGTGCTTATGGTCGTGGGAATGCTGATGGGCCACGGCCGATATGTAACAATATTCACCCGAGTTTCCAGTTAACCGGGCGATTAAGCTCCCGCGCGGCCTTGCCGCGCAGGCGATTAACCCCTGGCAGCAATCGCCGCGCAGCCGGTCAGGGCCGGGGTCTTGGCGGTGATAAGGACGGTCGGAATGGTCGCGACCAGCTGCTCATGGGGCTTTTTCGCCGCGAACTCGGTCCGGAATTTCTGAATGTCCAAGAGATCCAGAACCTTGGGCAGAACGCCGCCGCCGATATAGACGCCGCCGCGCGCCACATAGGTCAGCGCCATATCGCCGGAAAAGCGGGCGAGCGCCGAGAAGAACAGGTCCATCACCTCGCGGGCGCGTTTTTCGCCTTTGCGCGCGGCGTCGGAAATCTCAGCTCCATCGCGGTGCTTCACCTCTTCGCCGTTCAGTTCGGCGATCGCCATGTCGAGCCTCTCAATGCCCTCGCCCGAAACCACCTGCTCGGCCGAGACGCGGCCGAAATTCCTGCGGATGATGGCGAAGACGGCCGCTTCCCGGTCGCCCTGATCGGCAAATTCGATATGGCCGGCCTCGCTCGGCACGACGAGCCATTGGCGTTCTTTGTAGACGAGCCCGGCGACGCCGAGCCCGGTGCCGGGCCCGAGCACGACCTTGGTGGCGTCCGGCCGCGGATGGCCCGGCCCGAGCGGCTTCAACTCATCGAGATAAGGCAGCGCCTCGGCCAGAGCCGCGAAATCGTTGACGACCTCGACGCGGGAGAGATTGCAGGCCTTGGCCAGTTCCTCCGGCTTGAACGACCAGCCGCGCCGGTTGGTCAGATGCACCACCCCGTCTTTGACCGGACCTGCAATGGCGAGCACGGCGCGGTTCGCGTCGTGGCCCACCTCTTTCAGATAGTTCGGAATGGCTTCGTGCAGCCCGGCAAAGCCGTCGTTCGAATAATTCTTGATGTTGAGCGGGGCGAGTTCGCCGGCGCGCACCAGGCCGAAGCGGGAATTTGTGCCGCCGATATCGGCGACGAGAACAAGATCGGGAGGAGCCATGGGAGAAGCCTAACAGCGGGTGATGTGCCGTCCAACGCTTTCAACCGCCAAAGGGATGCGTTAGCGAGGCAGGATGAACGATGAGGATATCCTAACTCGTGTGCTGTTCCGCGACGCGCTGATGCTGGTGCTCGACAAGCCGGCGGGGATCGCCGTCCATGCCGGCGGCGCGGTGCGCGGCCCGACGCTCGACAGCTATTTCGATGCGCTGCGCTATGGCCTGCCCCGCCGTCCCGAACTCGCCCACAGGCTCGACCGCGAAACCTCGGGCTGTCTTGTGCTGGGCCGCCACCGCAAATCGATCGCCGATCTCAATTTAATGTTCCGCGAGGGCAATGTCGGCAAAATCTATCTTGCCGTCGTCGAAGGCGGGCCGGATTCTGGGGAGGGCGAGATCGATCTGCCGATCGGGCCGAAGGACAAAGAGCGCGGCTGGCACCAGAAGGTCGATCTCGAAAAAGGCCTCCCGGCGCGCACGGGCTACAAAGTGCTCGGCCGTGCCGATGGAAAGTCGCTTGTTGAATTGAACCTCCACACCGGCCGCACGCATCAGCTTCGCGTCCATATGGCGGCGCTCGGCTGCCCGATCCTCGGCGACCGGATCTACGGGAACGAAGGAGGCGCGCTGCATCTTCATTCCTGGCGCGTCAGTGTTCCGCTCTATCCAAAGAAAGACCCGATCCGGGTCGAAGCGCCGCTGCCGGCTCATTTTGTAAGCACCTTGAACGAGTTGAAAATTCCGGTGGGCGGAATCGAGGTTTCGCGCGTTTAGAAGCGTCCTTCCTGCGCGCGGAAAGCTTGATGTCGGTTCTTGTTCTTCTCAACGCCAAAGCCGGCGCCCTCAATACGGGCGCCGTCACCGATGCGATTGAAGTGGTCGAGGCGGCGTTTCGCGATGCCGGGCGCACAGCGAGCGTCGAACTCGTCGAACCGGAAGATATGGATGCGCGGCTTGAGCAGGCGGCCCGCTCCACCTGCAATATCGTCATTGTCGGCGGCGGCGATGGCACATTCAGCCACGCACTCGCCAAACTGTCGGGTAGCGGCAAAGTGCTTGGCCTTCTGCCGCTCGGTACGATGAATTTGATGGGCCGCGACCTTTATCCGGCGATCGGCGATCTTGCCGCGAACGCTGCGGCGCTGGCGAAGGGCGAGATCCGCAAACTCGATCTGGCCCGTATCAACGGGCGGCCGTTTCACACGCTCTGCGGCCTCGGCTATTTCGCCCGCGTGGCGCGCGAGCGTGAACAGACGCGCTTCAATTTTCCCGGTGGGCGCGTCGTCAGCGTTCTCGTCTCGGTCTGGCGCTCGGTGACGAAAGCCGGGCGCACGCGCCTCGATATTCTGGCCGACGACCGCCGTATCCGAACGCGCGCCTATGCAACGCTCGTTACCGCCAACCGCATCGGTGAAGACTGGCGCCGCGCGCAGCTCGACGAAGGCCTGCTCGAGCTTCACCTAATGCGCGCATCGCACTTCTCCGGCCGCGCCAAAGCGGGGCTCGAGTTGTTGTCCGGGCGCTGGCGCGAGGGCGACACGATTGAAAATATCTCGGCGCGGCGCGTCGAAATCCGCAGCGAGCGGCCGCGCATGTGGATCGCCGTCGATGGAGAGCTCAGGCGCGAAGACACGCCTTTGGTGTTCGAGATCGAGCGGCAGGCGGTGCCGATGCTGCTGCCGCGGCGTTCAGATGAAACTCAAACGTAACTACGATCCGAACTCGACGCGTCCGGGCGAGGCTTGCGTTTCGCTCTTCATCGGCATTTCGATCAGAACAACATCGTCGCTCGGCGTGGTCAGCGTTGCGCTGATCTGGGTGCGATAGGCCGAGACGAGGCGCGCCGCAAGCCCGGTCGACGGCACGGTATCGGCGATCTTCTCGCTCGATACCTCGATGTGAACGATGGAGGGCTCAGGCCGCACGATCTTCACCGCGATCGGCGAATTCTCGGAATCGACGCGTTCCATCGAGGCCGACAGGATTTCAGAAACAAGAAGGCCGAGCGGCACCGCCTGATCGAGATCGAGCCAGACCGCCTCATCCCCCGCCTCGATGCGTATGGCCGGCGCGGCAACGCCGAAGCTCTGGCGAAGCTGGCCGGAAATATCGCGCAGGAGTTCCGATGTCGAGACAAGACCGATCTCGCCGGTCGCATAGGATGCCTTATAGGCCGCGGCCATGGCCAGCACGCGGTCTTCCGGCACGCGCAGCAGAGTGCGCAAACGCTGCGGCAGTTCGCGCCGTTGCAGCGCAAGCAGGCTGGCGATCATCTGAAAATTGTTTTTCACGCGATGATGCAGTTCGCGCAGAAGACCGTTTTTACCGTCGAGCGCTTCTTCGGCGGCGACGGAACGGTCGCGAATACGTTCGGCCATATGGTTGATGGCGGTGCCGAGTTCGGCGAGCTCCAGCGGCGCCTTTTCGAGGCCGGCGATGCGCGGTGAGTAATCGCCGCGGCCATAGGAGCCGGCGACCTGGCGAAAGCGTGTGATCCAGCGCAGGACAAGATGATCGACGCCGCTGAACACCGCGAAGATGCCGAGCAGCAGCATCAAAAGTGGCGCCGCAATGGCCGCCGAGAAACGCATCCAGTCCGTCGCCGTAATGACG
Above is a window of Terrihabitans soli DNA encoding:
- the glk gene encoding glucokinase encodes the protein MAPPDLVLVADIGGTNSRFGLVRAGELAPLNIKNYSNDGFAGLHEAIPNYLKEVGHDANRAVLAIAGPVKDGVVHLTNRRGWSFKPEELAKACNLSRVEVVNDFAALAEALPYLDELKPLGPGHPRPDATKVVLGPGTGLGVAGLVYKERQWLVVPSEAGHIEFADQGDREAAVFAIIRRNFGRVSAEQVVSGEGIERLDMAIAELNGEEVKHRDGAEISDAARKGEKRAREVMDLFFSALARFSGDMALTYVARGGVYIGGGVLPKVLDLLDIQKFRTEFAAKKPHEQLVATIPTVLITAKTPALTGCAAIAARG
- a CDS encoding RluA family pseudouridine synthase, whose product is MNDEDILTRVLFRDALMLVLDKPAGIAVHAGGAVRGPTLDSYFDALRYGLPRRPELAHRLDRETSGCLVLGRHRKSIADLNLMFREGNVGKIYLAVVEGGPDSGEGEIDLPIGPKDKERGWHQKVDLEKGLPARTGYKVLGRADGKSLVELNLHTGRTHQLRVHMAALGCPILGDRIYGNEGGALHLHSWRVSVPLYPKKDPIRVEAPLPAHFVSTLNELKIPVGGIEVSRV
- a CDS encoding diacylglycerol/lipid kinase family protein translates to MSVLVLLNAKAGALNTGAVTDAIEVVEAAFRDAGRTASVELVEPEDMDARLEQAARSTCNIVIVGGGDGTFSHALAKLSGSGKVLGLLPLGTMNLMGRDLYPAIGDLAANAAALAKGEIRKLDLARINGRPFHTLCGLGYFARVAREREQTRFNFPGGRVVSVLVSVWRSVTKAGRTRLDILADDRRIRTRAYATLVTANRIGEDWRRAQLDEGLLELHLMRASHFSGRAKAGLELLSGRWREGDTIENISARRVEIRSERPRMWIAVDGELRREDTPLVFEIERQAVPMLLPRRSDETQT
- a CDS encoding sensor histidine kinase, whose product is MPSSLRSRLALLLVLANLPAAALAIGATVIGRDAETEQREHSIIQRAELIATRAGLTLGIAEGVADTLAANLAVASGSRDCRAQLERALSQRDEYTGILVAGTDGKIICSAGETKISEESQSSFTRAIRNTEDVGDAVFLPETIPVGDETVPLARAFNAPSGERRAIALLLRRNIFDNIFLPTEPDESEIGALALIRGNGVVVSEFIKGKQDWRPSEPLPVGGRDEGAMGINFLTREGADFHYAVAPVRGTLSSVVLATPLSVITATDWMRFSAAIAAPLLMLLLGIFAVFSGVDHLVLRWITRFRQVAGSYGRGDYSPRIAGLEKAPLELAELGTAINHMAERIRDRSVAAEEALDGKNGLLRELHHRVKNNFQMIASLLALQRRELPQRLRTLLRVPEDRVLAMAAAYKASYATGEIGLVSTSELLRDISGQLRQSFGVAAPAIRIEAGDEAVWLDLDQAVPLGLLVSEILSASMERVDSENSPIAVKIVRPEPSIVHIEVSSEKIADTVPSTGLAARLVSAYRTQISATLTTPSDDVVLIEMPMKSETQASPGRVEFGS